The genomic stretch CTCCAATAAACAGATTTGAGAAAAGCGGCCCCGCTCATTACAATTTCGATTGTAAAGAAATTAGCACTCAATGAGTGCGAGTGCTAATACCAAGAAAGAAAATTTTACAGGAGGGGATTTTTCCTATGAAACTTAAACCGCTTGGAGACAGAATCGTAGTAAAGGCGGCTCCCAATGAGGAGAAGACGAAGGGCGGGCTCGTCCTTCCCGATACCGTGAAAGAGAAGCCCGTCGAGGGCGAAGTCGTCGCGGTAGGCCAGGGCAAAGTGCTTGACAACGGCACGCGCCAGCCGATGGAAGTCAAGGTCGGCGACAAGGTCATCTACAGCAAGTATTCGGGAACCGAAGTCAAGGTCGACGACGAGACCTATCTTGTCATCGGCGAGAGAGACGTCCTCGCCATCGTAGAGAAGTAGTAAGGAAACTGGAGGAATAGATTATGGCTAAAGTTCTGCTTTTCAAAGAAGAAGCTCGCCGCGCTATGGAG from Cloacibacillus sp. An23 encodes the following:
- the groES gene encoding co-chaperone GroES → MKLKPLGDRIVVKAAPNEEKTKGGLVLPDTVKEKPVEGEVVAVGQGKVLDNGTRQPMEVKVGDKVIYSKYSGTEVKVDDETYLVIGERDVLAIVEK